Genomic DNA from Methanofollis sp. W23:
GTCAAGGCCGGACTGTTCTTCAGGGAAAAGTTCGGTCTTCGCTTCGGCGACCATCTCCTTGAATGGGACGAAAAAACGCTGGTCTCTGGGGAGAAGCGTTCGTCGCCAGTGGGCGATGGCAAGCATGACGAAGGTGAAGATGATGAGTGAAGTGAGGATGGGCTCGAGCCTGATCCCCCAGGGGGTGTAGTTGAGACCGAGACCGATGAGGGGGGTGACCGCGATCGAGAGCCCGAATGAGAGGGCGACCCGTTCGATACCGTCGATGTCTTCGTTGTTCGGGAAGAGTGCGGCGATGAGTGCATAACCGGGGATGAAGATGACCATGGGCAGGCCAAAGACCGCCTGGACAAAGGTCCCGTGGAGGACCGGGAGGTAGATCGCCGCGACGGTCGCCACGGTCCAGAGGGCGATAAAAATGATGTCTTTTGGGACCGACCAGAGGTCGACCGCCACACGGGCTCTGGCATATTCTTCGTCAGGACTCACAGATGTCACCAGGTTTTACAGCCTCTTGCGCGTTCCTGCTATATAGAGGGTGCCGACGATCGCGCCGATCGCCGCCAGGATCCCGGTCGGCGACTGGGTGGGGGCGGGGGTGACCGTCGTCGTCAAGGGTTCTTCTGAGGTGTCGGCCTGACCATGGGCCGCGGCAGCGACGGTGGCAGACGGCACCTCGGCCCGGGCAAAGGTCATCAAGGCATAAGTCCCGCCGTTCCTGATCGTGGCCGAGATCTCGTCGCCGTCGATGCTGGACGGGAGTGCGGTCCACTCTTCATCGGCATATTCTGCCAGGAAGAGTGTGTATGCATCTGGGTCGGCCGCAACCTTCTGCGGGAGCCTGAAGGTGAGCGTGACGATCTGGGAGAAGGTCTTCTCCTGCGGGTTCAGGAGATAGGTGCCGGTGACGGCCTGCCACTCCTCAGGGACGGTGGGGGTCTGGGTGGTGAGGACTGAAATCCCTGGTGCGTCCTCTCCGAGAACATGGACGACGCCGTCGGTCGAGTACTTTTCAGGGAGTGGGGTGGGAGTCGTCCTTGCGCCGGGGTTGCCTGGCCCGCTCGGTCCACTCGGGTTGCTGGGCCTTGAAGTGGTCGGGGTCGGGACAATACCCTGCCCAATGGTGATCTCCTTTGCGAGTTCCTTGTGCCCGTCCACCAGGGCGGTGACGGTGACGATGCCATCGGTGATCCCGGCGACTCGGAAGGTGATCGCAGAGTCTTTGGGTCCCTGTTTCTCACCGGTCAGGCTCATGCTCGTCCTGATCTCGGTGCTCTTCTCGCCAGCCGTGCCGCCGAGGATGAGGTGGTCGTAGGTGCCGGCACCGATGTTTTTGTTCAGGGTCACAGAGTACTTTTCGTCATCTATCATCCTGATCATCTTCCCATCAGACGGTTTCACTTCAAGGAGAATTTCCTGGGCGTTTTCCGTGGAGGCCGAAACGGTCGAGTCCTTGAGGCTGATTGGCATCACAAAGTCTTCGGCCCTGAAAGCGAATTCCGAACCTGGACTAACGGCGAAGGTGGCATCGATCCTGAGCGAGAAGGGGGCGCCGTCAGGGATGTCGCTGAGACTGACGGTGACAGTCTCCCCTTTCTGGATAGAGTCTGGTGAGGCGGTTACGCTGACCGCACTCGCACCCATGATAAGAGTGGAGAGGAGGCAGCCAATACACGCAATTTGCACGATCTTTTTCATCATATTATCACTTTATTTCGATATCTTTTTCATTTAGTACAGGACATGAACAAAAAAAGATATCTATCCATAAGATATATCCATGTGCCATGATGAGTTCTGTACGATTTTTGAAACATTGGAGTCCTTTTATCATCATTGGACTTCTCTGTTTCATGCTCGTGCCGGCATCAGCCTCGGCCGCCGAGAGCGGCGTGACGGTGGATCTCGACAAGGTCTATAGTGAGAAGGGGATGAGTGTCTCCTCCATCGAAGTCCTTGACCTTGCGGACCCTTCTGTCTCCCGGGCTGAGTTGTTGCCGACCGATGGTAATGACCTCAAGACGCTCACTGCACCTGAGGTGCGGTATCTCACCCGTTCCTACACCGGGGACGGGCCCATTACAATGCGAGGAGCAACGATCACGCTCAACCCCACCCTCAAAGATCCAGTGGAGATCAATGGCGCGGCAAAGTTGAATGTCTACACCGCCCTCCATGTCCCGACCCCGAAGGTGAATGTGCCTGGTAATTCAGGGAACGTTCTTGTCGGGAAGTACAACAATACCTACACATGTCCAGAGGATGAGGAGCAGGTGGGCTTTGAGGATCTGCTGGGTGCCATGAATGGCGGGTATCTGTACGCGGCGGGGGGTATCGCCTATGATACTCCGGAAGGCCGGGGAACATATCACATCACAGTTAATCCAGAGGATCTGGGTTCAACCCTGATCAACAACGAGGTCATACTCTCGCCGTTCACGGCAAAATCTGAGTACTCAAAGAAAGCGCTACCCCCTACCCAGGGCAAGTACGCCCTCACGGCAATCCAGTACCTCCCTGGCGACAAGAAGGTCAAGGTGCTTGCCTCCTACCCGGTCGTGATCCTGGACAAGGATTCCTCCCTCACCTGGAACGGCAAGACTACGCCATCTTCTGTCTACAACAACAGGGCGAGCGATGTGACCCTCTCCTTCGAGGACCGTAACGATGTCGAGCACATCGGCTACGTGATCATCAGGCAGGGCACGACCTATGACCTCGACGCAAAGGTTGATGTCGATACGCTCCTCGAAGACGTAGATGCCCAGGGGTTCACCTCGGCAAATTCATTCCTTGAGATCCTGACCTGGGGTGTCACTCATGAACTCGGGAAGGACCAACCGGTGACCTACACGGTCAAGGCGGTAGGTAAATCGGCGGAGCCGAGCACCGAGTGGTCTGACATCGCCATCACACCTGGATATGGCTGCTCCGGGTATGCTGCGGCATCCTCGGCGACGGTCCCGAAGGCGGCCCTCAACTCCCTTGGGAAGGGCACCTATGCGATCTATGCCGTCGGGCTCAATGACGAGCACGACATCGTCGCCCTCGACCAGAAGACCCTCACCGTGAAGAGGTATTCCCCATCTGATGACGACGGCCCCAGTGGTCGCAGTCCCACCGGTCCCTCCACCCCCTCTGAGCCATCCACCCCTGGCGCTGATCTCTGGACCTCCTTCTCCCTGAGCGGTGCGACCTTCGAGAGCACCGACGACGGCCAGACCTTCTCCATCGACCTCGATGAGGCGACGGGTGTCAAGGTCGATGGCAATGTCATCACCTTCAAGAAGGATGGGATGGTTTTTGAGATCCTGGCGTCCGACCTCAAGGAAGACGGCACGACGATCGCCGGCACCATTACGTCGGTGAAGGTCAAGGCCGACCCGATTAAGAGCGAGGTCGAAGGTCTCGGTGATGTCTCTGCACAGTTTACCGCAGAATTCGCGTCCTTCCCGGTGAACGCCACAATTGGTGCCACGTTGGTCGAGAATGTGAGCGAGAATGTGGTCTCTGCCTACAGCCTTGCTCTCCTTGACGAGGGACTCGACGTCTCAGAGGTCGCCTACACCTTGAAGGTGACCAAGAAGGGCATCGAGGCGACCGGTCCCGCCACGATCACCATGACGGCCCCACCTGAATGGGTGACCTCCTCGGGCGGCATGGACCAGATCAGGATCCTCAGGCTGGCCGACGACGGCACCACCCAGGTGCTTGAGACGGTCTTCAAGGGGTATGACGCCGACGGCAACTACCTCTTCGAGGCCGTCTCCCCTGAAGGTCTCTCTGAGATCGGACTGGTCGCAGTGACCGAGTCGACTGGCGTCACCGTGCGCCCCACTGATGTGGGGTCTGGTGTCGAGACCACTGAGACCACACCCTCCGGCGAGGCCGGCGCGGGTGAAGGTCTCCCGGTTGGCTGGATCGCTGCGCTTCTTGTGGCCATCGTCGCACTTGTCGGGGTAGGCTACTACCTCCAGAAGAAGGGCGGCGATGAGAAGAAGGACCAGAAGAAGAACTAATTTCTCCCTTATTTTTCGCAAAAACAGACCCACTGATCAGAACTCTGTGAACCTACTGGCACAGAGGGCTCTCTCGATATTTTTTCCAGGACGGTCATTCGGAGACTCTGATCTTTGACGGTGAGCATATCCAAAAACTCTCTAATGCTTGGCTACCGTCTTGAAATGAAATCTGTTCTTCCTAGAGTTCTAAGCTCTATCCTCGACCGGGGGACGTGCTGCCCCCCGAACCCCCAGCGATGACGATTGGCAGGGGCGTGCGTCCCGTCTTCACGGTCATCGCTCTGCCTCCCTGTTACAACCGCCATCCTGGGGATCCGGGGGCGGTGCTCCTGGTGCAGTGGTGTGGACGGCAATACCTTCTTCATGGCTGTCCATCCTGCCTCCCTGCCCCCATCGCCATCCAGTGGACGAAGAGCGGCAACAGAAGACACAGTCCTCTCTTAGGATGGCGGTTGTGGTCGTCAGGAGGATTTCACCTGGGCCGATAATCCCTTGCGAGAGGGGGAAGAACCGACCAGGAGGGGAGGATGGGACCGACTTGAGTTTCCGGGGAATCCCTTTCCGATTGCTTTTTGCATCTATCTTGCCAACTCTCTCTCAAATGGCCATAGACGCGATCATTCCATTCAAGCCGAAGAACCCCAAGACCCGCCTCTCCTGTGTCATGGAGCAGGCGGAACGGGAGGCGTTCGCCCGAGCCATGCTCTCGGACGTCCTCGGCGCCGTCCGTGCGGCGGGGTGCGCCCCCACACTCATCAGCACCAGCCCCTTCGAACACCCTGACGCCAGAGTCGTCGAAGACCCTGCAGGCCTCGACGACTCATTAAACCGTGTGCTTGCACATGCGCAAGGGCCGGTCCTCATCATCATGGCAGACCTCCCCCTCGCCACCCCTGAGGCGGTCAGGAGGATGATCGAGACCGACGCCCAGATGGCGATCGCTCCAGGCCTTGGTGGGGGGACGAACGCGATCTTTGTGAAAGAGCCCTCCAGGTACCATGTGAACTACTATGGCGCAAGTTTCTGCAAACACATGGCGATCGCCGCCGAAGCAGGACTGTCATGTGAGGTCACCGACTCGTTCAGGCTTCACACCGATGTCGACGAAAAAGAGGACCTGGTCGAGGTCCTGATCCACGGCCGGGAGTCGGCCGCCTGCAGGTGCCTCGAGTCACTCGGATTTGCCCTTTCCATCGAACATGGCAGGGTCGGCGTGGAGCGCCGCGCCCATAAAGAGACACTCTGACGTATCGATCGAAGGGATGCCGTAGTCTTCGTTGAGTTCGATACCCGTGCCGCGCACCAGCACGGCCGGGACGCACTCGTCAGCCTCGCCCATCAGGAGTTCGGCGGCCGAGGCCAGACAGTCGCCGACCGCGCGCTTGGTCACCTCGAGCTCGCGCCCGAAGAGGTCGCGCCTGCCAGTCTCGTCGACGACGGCCGAGAGCCCCGCGCACCCGATGGCGACACCGCTGCATCCAAGGCGCATCGCGTGGGTGCGCGAGTCGATGACGAGCACCCCGACGTTGACGCCGAGGCGGGTGCGCACCGCTGCTCTCACCCTTCCTGCCGAAGCATTGGGGTCGAGGGGCAGGGGTACGACCGTCCCCTCAGGGGTATTTGAGTGGTCGGTCCCGGCGTTCGGGAGGAGCGTCCCGTTTTTGAGGGTGAGCAGGAATCCAGGGATGCCGCCGACCACCCGGTCGCTCTCCTGGAGGACCACCTCGGTGATCGCCGGGTCCATGGCATAGCGCACGGCGAGGCGGCGTGCCTCTTCGGAGGGGACGACCCCGTCAAGACTGACCACCCTCCCTTCGGCTGTCGCCACCGCCGTCTCGGCGATCAGGATGATGTCGCCGTCCCTGATCCCCTCGCAGGGTGCGGCCTCTGCGGCTGCGACTACCTTCTCGCCGATGTCGTCGCCGTCCTGGACCATGCCGGTCTCCAGGGCATACACCGCATACCACCGGCTCATAACTCTTTCTCCATCTCCCTGACCACCAGAATGACGTCCCTGGTGGCGGCGACGTCATGGGCCCTGACCATGTCGGCATGTGGCAGGAGCCTGGTCGTGACCGCGAGGGTGGCGGCCAACCGTTCCTCGGAGGGCCTGTCGATGAGGCCGCCGAGATAGGACTTTCGTGAGATCGCGATCAGGACCGGATATCCGAGTTCCTGGAAACGGTCGAAGTGCCGGCAGAGGTCCCAGTCGTCGGCAAAGGTCCGCTCAGGCGTCCAGTTCCCGACGCCTGGGTCGAGGATGAGGTCGGTGACGCCTGCCTTCTCGGCCCGCACGACAACATCTTTGAGGGCCGCAAGGGTCGCCTCGGTCCCACGCGGGTCGCCTGGGAGGTTCTGTGCCGCCATCCCGATGACAGGGAGGCCTGAGTCGGCGGCGGTCCTGGCGTACTCGGGGTTTGAAAGCCCGCTGATGTCGTTGATCACATGGACGTCATGGCGCAGGCAGGCCTCCAGCACCTCGGGGTACATGGTGTCCACCGAGATGGTGACCCCTGAACCGTCGAGGGCAGAGAGGGCCGCGGTGATCCGGTCGACCTCCTCCTCGACGGTGATCGGGACCGAGTGAGGAGCCGTGGACCGCGCCCCCAGGTCGATGAGGTCGGCGCCTGCATCGATCATCTGGAAGGCGCGTTCTCGCACTGTCTCTTCAGGTACATATGAGCCGGAAAAAAAGGATTCAGGGCTGCAGTTGATCACGCCCATCAGGCGGACCGGTGCCCCGCCGCCGACCTGCATCCCGTTTACTGTGCAGGGTTGCATGACATCGCCCTGGCCGCCTTGAGAGTATTCTCCATCAGGGTGGCGATGGTCATCGGCCCGACACCGCCGGGTACCGGGGTGATGGCCGACGCCTTCTCGACCACCGCGTCAAAGTCCACGTCTCCACAGAGTTTGCCGTTCTCGTCGTGGTTGATCCCGACGTCGATGACCACGGCGCCCTCTTTGACCATCTCAGAGGTTACAAATCTTGCCTTGCCGATCCCTGAGACAAGGATGTCGGCCTGCTGCATGATCGCAGGGAGATCCTGGGTCTTGGAGTGGCATATCGTCACGGTTGCGTCGGCGTTGAGGAGCAGAGCGGCCATCGGCCGTCCGACATCCACGCTCCGCCCCACGACGACGGCGTTCTTTCCGGCGATCTCGATCCCGTACTCGGCAAGCATCGTCATGATCCCCTGCGGGGTACAGGGGACGAACCCCGGGTGCCCGGAATAGAGGCGGCCGATGCTGGTCGGGTGGAACCCGTCCACGTCCTTTTCAGGAGAGACGGCGTCGATTACTGCCTGAGTGTTGACCTGCGGCGGGAGGGGGAGTTGGACCAGAATCCCGGAGACCTCTGGGTCCTTGTTAAGCCTTTCCACGGTGGCGAGCACCTCGGCCGTAGTCGCCTCGGCAGGGAGTTCAGCACCGACCGAGGTGATCCCGACCTTCTCGCAGGCCTTGTGTTTCATCCTGACGTACATATGGGAGGCGGGGTCGTCCCCTACCAACACAGTGGCGAGGCATGGACAGATGCCCGATTTCTTGATCTCTTCTGTGAGGAGTTTGAGTCTCTTCTCAGAGAGGGTCTTGCCGTTGAGTATCATTCTGTTACCGCGTAGATGGAGAACTTGCTCGCGAGTGCCTCGACCTCGGTCTTCACGTCTGCGATCTTCTCCTTGTTCTCGATGTCGTTGAGGACAGTGGCGATGAAGTGCCCGATGCTCTTCATCTCCTCTTCTTTCATGCCCCGTGAGGTGACTGCCGGGGTGCCGATCCGCAGCCCACTCGTCACGAAGGGAGAGAGGGTCTCGCGCGGGATGGTGTTCTTGTTGACGGTGATGCCGGCGTCGTGAAGGGCGTTCTCGGCGTCGAGTCCGGTGAGCCCCTTGTCGGAGAGGTCGAGGAGCATCAGGTGGTTGTCGGTGCCGCCTGAGACGAGACGGAACCCTTCGCTGTCAAGGGTCTCGGCGAGGGTCCGTGCATTGGCGACGACCTGCTTGCAGTAGTCTTTGTATGACTGGGTCGAGGCTTCCTTGAAGCAGACGGCCTTGGCGGCGATGATGTGCATCAGCGGCCCGCCCTGCAGACCAGGGAAGATGGCTTTGTCGATAGCCTGCCCGAACTCTTCACGGCACATGATCGCTCCGCCGCGAGGGCCGCGGAGGGTCTTGTGGGTGGTTGTCGTGGTGAAGGGGAGGACGTCGACGGGAGAGTTGTGGAGTCCGGTGGCGACAAGCCCGGCGATGTGGGCGATGTCGGCCACACAGTAGGCCCCGACCTCTTCGGCGATCTCGCCAAAGACCTTGAAGTCGATCTCGCGCGGGTAGGCCGAGGCGCCGCAGACGATCATCTGGGGCTTCTCTTTCCTGGCCATCTCGTCGAGGGCGGCGTAGTCGAGCACTTCGGTCTCGTGGTCGACGCCGTACTGGACGACGTTGTATCTCTTGCCCGAGAAACTCACCGGGGATCCATGGGAGAGGTGGCCGCCCTCGGAGAGCTTCATGGACATGATCTTGTCGCCGTAGTTGATGGTGGAGAAGTAGACGGCCATGTTGGCGCCAGAGCCCGAGTGGGCCTGGACGTTGGCGTGCTCCGCACCGAAGAGGGTGCACAGGCGGTCTTTTGCGAGGTTCTCGATGATGTCGTAGTACTCGCATCCCCCGTAGTAGCGCTTGCCGGGGTAGCCTTCTGCATATTTGTTGGTCAGGATCGAGCCCGCGGTTTCGAGGACTGCCTTGGAGACAACATTTTCAGATGCGATCAGTTCAAGCCCGTTTGTCTGCCGCAGCCGCTCTTTTTCGATGAGTGCTGCGATTTCGGGATCGGTATTGGCAAGACTAGACATGTACAGGAATGTTGTATTGAATAGGTATTATGTCTTCGTCCGGCGGTCTTCTGGATGCGGTGGCCGGGGATCCCGGGAGATGGCAGGGTCGGGTTCATGTCCAGGGGGGGGGAGGGGTCATGGATCGGTCCGGTTTTCTGGGAGAATGGCCCTGTAAATATCTTTACCAATCTGTCCTCACGAGCATTCCTGGTGCGAAGACGTGGGGAGGCGACTGGTTGCATCTCGCGTCCGTCCCGAAGAATTGGCTCTGTAGTGTTCCTCGCCGATGTGACTTCGTTCACCTGCCTTCATTGTTACGCGCCGGAGGGCTCTGCGAGAGGTCTTGGGAGGTCCCTCATCGCCGCCCTCCCTTCTCTTTGGTCCACGGGGTGCACCCCATGGAATCCCTCGTGATGAGGAGAGGTGGGAGGCGGAGACTTGAATGGGGCCTTCACCGATTATCCGGTCTTGAAAAAAGAGAAATCACAAATCACGCGACAAAAAATTTTAATTTTCATCCAGTATTTTTTAGGCGTGTTCTCACTTCATGCATGATCCTACAGACCTGAAATCGGTCAATCGGGTCAGGTCAGGGGACCGGGGACCGGGGGTTCCAGATGGAGAGAAGACATGGGGTACGGATGGAGGTATGCTCCAGCGCTCCAGCGAAGGTAGGATCTACCTGGGAGAATGTCTCTCACGTCTTTAACCTTGATTCGTCGCAGGAATACCGCAGGATAAGAGCACAAGGATTATAGGGCAATAGAATCATCATTATTTCGAGGGAAGATATGCTCAAAAAGGATGCAAAAGTAAAATTTCTTGAGCATCAACTTGAAGAGAGGGAGCGGGAGATGTCTATGCAGGGTGCAGAGAAGACTTTTATCAACGAGGGAGACGAGCGGATCTACCGGCTTGAGCAGCGGGTGAGAGATCTTGAGGCCCTGGTCAAGGGGTTGACTGAAGAGATGCTTGACCTCAAGACGGTCACGATGAAGATCGATCACGCCTTTGAGGTGAGAGTGAAGGCCGCGGAGAAACCGAGGCACCAGGTTCTGGTCGAAGAGGTACCTGGGGAGAAGGAAGAACCGGCCCCTGTGCCGGCTCCTGAAAAAAAGGTCTCCATGCCCGTGGAAGAGGACGAGAGGGACCTGGACCTGATCATGCAGACCGACGGCACACTTAAGCGCGAGCGCCGCCATGGGTCTGATTATATTATCGCCCCCACTAGGTATCAGGCGCCCCCCAGTCTGATCGGGAGGCGCAAGGGTGAGAAG
This window encodes:
- the glyA gene encoding serine hydroxymethyltransferase; this translates as MSSLANTDPEIAALIEKERLRQTNGLELIASENVVSKAVLETAGSILTNKYAEGYPGKRYYGGCEYYDIIENLAKDRLCTLFGAEHANVQAHSGSGANMAVYFSTINYGDKIMSMKLSEGGHLSHGSPVSFSGKRYNVVQYGVDHETEVLDYAALDEMARKEKPQMIVCGASAYPREIDFKVFGEIAEEVGAYCVADIAHIAGLVATGLHNSPVDVLPFTTTTTHKTLRGPRGGAIMCREEFGQAIDKAIFPGLQGGPLMHIIAAKAVCFKEASTQSYKDYCKQVVANARTLAETLDSEGFRLVSGGTDNHLMLLDLSDKGLTGLDAENALHDAGITVNKNTIPRETLSPFVTSGLRIGTPAVTSRGMKEEEMKSIGHFIATVLNDIENKEKIADVKTEVEALASKFSIYAVTE
- the cofC gene encoding 2-phospho-L-lactate guanylyltransferase — translated: MAIDAIIPFKPKNPKTRLSCVMEQAEREAFARAMLSDVLGAVRAAGCAPTLISTSPFEHPDARVVEDPAGLDDSLNRVLAHAQGPVLIIMADLPLATPEAVRRMIETDAQMAIAPGLGGGTNAIFVKEPSRYHVNYYGASFCKHMAIAAEAGLSCEVTDSFRLHTDVDEKEDLVEVLIHGRESAACRCLESLGFALSIEHGRVGVERRAHKETL
- the folD gene encoding bifunctional methylenetetrahydrofolate dehydrogenase/methenyltetrahydrofolate cyclohydrolase FolD — translated: MILNGKTLSEKRLKLLTEEIKKSGICPCLATVLVGDDPASHMYVRMKHKACEKVGITSVGAELPAEATTAEVLATVERLNKDPEVSGILVQLPLPPQVNTQAVIDAVSPEKDVDGFHPTSIGRLYSGHPGFVPCTPQGIMTMLAEYGIEIAGKNAVVVGRSVDVGRPMAALLLNADATVTICHSKTQDLPAIMQQADILVSGIGKARFVTSEMVKEGAVVIDVGINHDENGKLCGDVDFDAVVEKASAITPVPGGVGPMTIATLMENTLKAARAMSCNPAQ
- the folP gene encoding dihydropteroate synthase; this encodes MQPCTVNGMQVGGGAPVRLMGVINCSPESFFSGSYVPEETVRERAFQMIDAGADLIDLGARSTAPHSVPITVEEEVDRITAALSALDGSGVTISVDTMYPEVLEACLRHDVHVINDISGLSNPEYARTAADSGLPVIGMAAQNLPGDPRGTEATLAALKDVVVRAEKAGVTDLILDPGVGNWTPERTFADDWDLCRHFDRFQELGYPVLIAISRKSYLGGLIDRPSEERLAATLAVTTRLLPHADMVRAHDVAATRDVILVVREMEKEL
- the cofE gene encoding coenzyme F420-0:L-glutamate ligase, which codes for MSRWYAVYALETGMVQDGDDIGEKVVAAAEAAPCEGIRDGDIILIAETAVATAEGRVVSLDGVVPSEEARRLAVRYAMDPAITEVVLQESDRVVGGIPGFLLTLKNGTLLPNAGTDHSNTPEGTVVPLPLDPNASAGRVRAAVRTRLGVNVGVLVIDSRTHAMRLGCSGVAIGCAGLSAVVDETGRRDLFGRELEVTKRAVGDCLASAAELLMGEADECVPAVLVRGTGIELNEDYGIPSIDTSECLFMGAALHADPAMFDGKGKSE